A window from Cryobacterium sp. PAMC25264 encodes these proteins:
- a CDS encoding type II secretion system F family protein, with amino-acid sequence MVPVTALAWGAFFGAVLGIGLWSLVSLTPRLSRPRLANRLAPYLLDVSGEARVFVGRRSIDPIPVLGTLFSPVFESLAQALASALGGAEAVQRRLRQSGSTRTVEAFRSEQLAWALIAAASTLLVVIGTPLGRGWPLIVQVAAPVAAAAAGVVLRDTVLKRAATARLARIDSELPTILEFLTLSLAAGEGILDALRRVSGSTSGELSREFAGLINDVHAGVSVTTALTELSRRMRLTSLTRFVDQVVGAIDRGSPLAEVLRAQAQDGREEAKRTLLEAAGKKEVAMMVPLVFLILPMTILFAIFPGLFVLQAGF; translated from the coding sequence GGGTGCGTTCTTCGGCGCGGTGCTCGGCATCGGGCTGTGGTCGTTGGTGAGCCTCACCCCGCGATTGAGCCGGCCCCGGCTCGCGAACCGGTTGGCGCCCTACCTGCTCGACGTCTCCGGGGAGGCCCGGGTGTTCGTCGGCCGTCGTTCCATCGACCCCATCCCCGTGCTGGGCACGCTGTTCTCGCCGGTGTTCGAGTCGCTCGCGCAGGCCCTCGCCAGCGCGCTGGGCGGCGCCGAGGCCGTTCAGCGCCGGCTGCGGCAATCCGGGTCTACCCGCACGGTCGAGGCGTTCCGCTCGGAGCAACTCGCTTGGGCGTTGATCGCGGCCGCGAGCACGCTGCTCGTGGTGATTGGCACGCCCCTCGGCCGCGGGTGGCCACTCATCGTGCAGGTCGCCGCGCCCGTCGCCGCAGCGGCGGCCGGTGTGGTGCTGCGCGACACGGTGCTCAAACGGGCCGCCACGGCGCGGCTGGCCCGTATCGACAGTGAACTGCCCACCATCCTCGAGTTCCTCACGCTGTCGCTTGCCGCAGGCGAGGGCATCCTTGACGCCCTCCGCCGGGTGTCCGGCAGCACCTCGGGGGAGCTGTCGCGGGAGTTCGCCGGGTTGATCAACGACGTGCACGCTGGAGTGTCCGTCACGACCGCGCTCACCGAACTGTCCCGGCGGATGCGGCTGACCTCGCTCACCCGCTTCGTGGACCAGGTCGTCGGCGCGATCGACCGGGGGTCTCCGCTGGCCGAGGTGCTGCGGGCGCAGGCGCAGGACGGCCGCGAGGAAGCCAAGCGCACCCTGCTCGAGGCCGCCGGGAAGAAGGAGGTGGCCATGATGGTGCCACTGGTCTTCCTGATCCTGCCGATGACCATTCTGTTCGCGATCTTCCCTGGCCTGTTCGTGCTGCAGGCCGGTTTCTAG
- a CDS encoding TadE/TadG family type IV pilus assembly protein, with protein sequence MSLRRSIRGSVVIRVRWGDAERGTAVAEFVMVAALLTGLTLAVLQLALALHIRNTVLDAAAEGARYAALADSGLGQGAERSRDLITAALGPAYAADVTADYTSVAGQPGVRVRVVAPLPLFGLFGVADGLEVEGHAVVEGSVG encoded by the coding sequence ATGAGCCTGCGACGCAGCATCCGTGGCAGCGTCGTCATCAGAGTCCGGTGGGGCGACGCCGAGCGTGGCACGGCGGTGGCCGAATTTGTGATGGTGGCCGCCCTGCTCACCGGCCTCACCCTGGCGGTGCTGCAGCTGGCCTTGGCGCTGCACATCCGCAACACAGTGCTGGATGCCGCCGCCGAGGGGGCCCGGTATGCCGCCCTGGCCGACAGCGGCCTCGGCCAGGGCGCCGAGCGCAGCCGTGACCTCATCACGGCGGCCCTCGGCCCGGCCTACGCCGCCGACGTGACGGCCGACTACACGTCAGTGGCGGGGCAGCCGGGAGTGCGGGTGCGGGTCGTGGCCCCGCTGCCGCTGTTCGGGCTGTTCGGTGTGGCCGACGGGCTGGAGGTGGAGGGACATGCCGTCGTGGAGGGTTCGGTGGGCTGA
- a CDS encoding pilus assembly protein TadG-related protein — protein sequence MRRPWARRIRGEHGDEGSTLLLTIFYGFLALVVVLIVVAATSLYLERKQLFTLADGAALAAAESFRLDAVAIDSGQLHAALTTPEVRAAATGYLAAARHPGLEDLTLTRADTVDGQSATITLQAWWRPPVLTLFVPDGLPVQVTAVARSVFG from the coding sequence GTGCGGAGACCGTGGGCACGACGCATCCGTGGTGAGCACGGCGACGAGGGTTCCACGCTGCTGCTGACGATCTTCTACGGGTTCCTCGCCTTGGTGGTGGTGCTGATCGTGGTGGCCGCGACCAGCCTCTACCTTGAGCGCAAGCAGCTCTTCACCCTGGCGGATGGCGCGGCGCTCGCCGCAGCTGAATCGTTCCGGCTCGACGCGGTCGCGATCGACTCCGGGCAGTTGCATGCCGCACTGACCACCCCTGAGGTGCGGGCTGCTGCGACGGGGTACCTCGCCGCAGCCCGCCACCCCGGGCTGGAAGACCTGACGCTGACCCGCGCCGACACCGTGGACGGCCAGAGCGCCACCATCACCCTGCAAGCCTGGTGGCGCCCGCCCGTGCTCACGCTGTTCGTGCCCGACGGCCTGCCTGTCCAGGTGACCGCGGTCGCGCGGTCGGTCTTCGGCTGA